The Streptomyces sp. HUAS CB01 genome has a segment encoding these proteins:
- the eccE gene encoding type VII secretion protein EccE has product MGTATRSRSTRTSGEAPGSSRRQRSNAPSNGAPRTVPAATTLRPLAGAGRVGPLQLRQLVLVELALALVLVGAALGGLWLIPACVVAAVLLLLAVLRRRGHALPDWLSTALALRARRRAAEPADADVDPSLAPLAEAAPGVRPFTYVDRERRTVGMLGDGSFLAAVVRVEASGSGLRPAFGARALPMSLLGGALQVDDITVESVQLVQQVRSAPAPHLPQQSVARLSYGPLQERTGAPALRMTWVAVKLDPELCREAVEARGGGVEGAQRCLVRVADHVASRLTGAGFQAVVLDQEELNSTIATAVCASPRAAALAGRPGAAAQRRTAETSRVWRCDDRWHTTYAVGRWPELGRGAQPLPTLVSTLTSAPAYATTFSLTLRRGTRQGALAVSGHVRITGGSDTELVGVRRVLEQAARSAKVGLLRLDREQLPGALATMPLGGAR; this is encoded by the coding sequence ATGGGTACGGCGACTCGCTCGCGAAGTACGCGGACTTCCGGAGAGGCCCCCGGCAGTTCCCGGCGGCAACGCAGCAACGCCCCGTCGAACGGCGCGCCCCGGACCGTCCCCGCCGCGACCACACTGCGACCTCTCGCCGGTGCCGGCCGGGTCGGTCCTCTCCAGTTGCGGCAGCTGGTGCTGGTGGAGCTGGCGCTCGCGCTGGTCCTGGTGGGCGCCGCGCTCGGCGGTCTCTGGCTGATCCCCGCCTGTGTCGTCGCCGCGGTCCTGCTGCTGCTCGCGGTGCTGCGGCGGCGCGGTCACGCGCTGCCCGACTGGCTGTCGACGGCTCTCGCGCTGCGGGCGCGCCGCCGGGCCGCCGAACCCGCCGACGCGGACGTGGACCCTTCTCTGGCGCCTCTCGCGGAAGCCGCGCCCGGTGTACGACCGTTCACCTACGTGGACCGGGAACGCCGTACGGTCGGCATGCTCGGGGACGGCTCGTTCCTGGCGGCCGTCGTACGGGTGGAGGCGAGCGGCTCCGGGCTGCGCCCCGCCTTCGGGGCCCGGGCCCTGCCCATGTCGCTGCTGGGCGGCGCGCTCCAGGTCGACGACATCACCGTGGAGTCCGTGCAGTTGGTCCAGCAGGTGCGCTCGGCGCCCGCGCCGCATCTGCCGCAGCAGTCGGTGGCCCGGCTGTCCTACGGACCGCTTCAGGAGCGCACCGGTGCTCCCGCGCTGCGGATGACGTGGGTGGCCGTGAAGCTGGATCCCGAGCTCTGCCGCGAGGCCGTCGAGGCCCGGGGCGGCGGGGTCGAGGGCGCCCAGCGCTGTCTGGTGCGCGTCGCCGACCATGTGGCGAGCCGGCTGACGGGGGCCGGGTTCCAGGCGGTGGTCCTGGACCAGGAGGAGCTCAACTCGACGATCGCGACCGCGGTCTGTGCGAGCCCGAGGGCCGCTGCGCTCGCCGGCCGGCCCGGTGCCGCGGCCCAGCGCCGCACCGCCGAGACCTCGCGGGTGTGGCGTTGCGACGACCGCTGGCACACGACGTACGCCGTGGGCCGCTGGCCCGAGTTGGGACGGGGTGCGCAGCCGCTGCCCACGCTGGTGTCGACACTGACCTCGGCCCCGGCCTATGCGACCACGTTCAGCCTCACGCTGCGGCGAGGCACGCGGCAGGGTGCGCTGGCGGTGAGCGGACACGTACGGATCACGGGCGGCTCGGACACCGAACTGGTTGGTGTGCGGCGCGTGTTGGAGCAGGCCGCGCGGTCGGCCAAGGTCGGGTTGCTGCGGCTGGACCGCGAGCAACTGCCCGGCGCGCTGGCGACGATGCCTCTGGGAGGTGCGCGGTGA